The Gordonia terrae genome contains the following window.
CCGGACCGCGTGATCGAGTTCGATTGCATCCTCCATCGCGAGTTTGGTTCCCGAACCGATCGAGTAGTGCGCGGTGTGTGCGGCGTCCCCCAGGAGCACGATGTTCCCGGAGTGCCACCGGGCGCAGGTGACGGTGCGGAACCGTAGCCACCGCGTGCGGTTGCCGATCAGCCGGTGCCCGCCCAACGTGTCGGCGAAGGCGTCTTGAAGATACGCCAGCGCGGTCTCGTCGCTGTCGGTCATCGGGGTCTTCTCGGTGGAGAGATCGAAACCGGCGCGACGCCAGGTGGTCTCGTCGGTCTCGATCAGGAACGTACTCCGGTCGGACGCGTACGGGTAGGCGTGCGCGACGAAGGTGCCGTGTTCGGTGGTCACCGGCGTGAAGATGGCACTCGGCAGCGCGAAGTCCGTTCCGCACCAGAGGTACAGGCCTTCGCCGGTGCTGATGGCCGGACCGAGGTCGTCGGCGAGATCGGTGCGGGTGGCGCTGTTGACGCCGTCGGCGGCGACGATGAGGTCGGCGTCGAGGTCGGCGACCGACCTGCGCGCGCCGAACTCCAACCGCACACCCGCGTCCGTGGCATGGTCCTGCAAGACCTCCAGCAGTGTCGTCCGCGCGATCGCGAGCAACTCCCCGTGGGACAGGCGCGCGACGTCGTCACCGACCCGCATCGACATCTCGTGTGGATGCGACACCGCGACGATGGCGTCGAGGGACGCAGGGTCCGCCTCGCGCAGATTCCGCTGGGTTCGGGATGCGAGTCCGACGCCGAATCCGAAAGTGGTGTCGGGCGAACCCTGTTCGTACACGGTCACCTCGGCATCGGGGTGACTACGCTTGAGCAGGCGCGCTGCGTACAGCCCACCCGGACCGCCACCGAGCACGGCGATTCGACTGAGTTTCATCGTTTCTTCCTCACTGATCAGTTCGCTCGAGCTTGTCCACGACGTCGGCGCGGAGTCTCTTCTTGTCGATCTTCCCGACGTTCGTCTGAGGCAGTTCCGGCACGTGCTCGAGTCGCTCGGGCCACTTGAACTTGGCCACGCCCAGCTCTTCAAGGTGTGCGCGAACACTCGCCATCGACACCGGCTCGCCGTCCGCGGTGACCAGGTATGCGCAGGTCCGCTCACCCAGCCGCGGATCCGGCATCGCGACGACCGCGGCGTTGCGCACTCGCGGATGCGTGACGAGCAGCTGTTCGACTTCTTCGGCGTTGATCTTC
Protein-coding sequences here:
- a CDS encoding FAD-dependent monooxygenase encodes the protein MKLSRIAVLGGGPGGLYAARLLKRSHPDAEVTVYEQGSPDTTFGFGVGLASRTQRNLREADPASLDAIVAVSHPHEMSMRVGDDVARLSHGELLAIARTTLLEVLQDHATDAGVRLEFGARRSVADLDADLIVAADGVNSATRTDLADDLGPAISTGEGLYLWCGTDFALPSAIFTPVTTEHGTFVAHAYPYASDRSTFLIETDETTWRRAGFDLSTEKTPMTDSDETALAYLQDAFADTLGGHRLIGNRTRWLRFRTVTCARWHSGNIVLLGDAAHTAHYSIGSGTKLAMEDAIELDHAVRSATTLDEALSAYESARRPNVEYLQSIAARSERWWESFPRRTGIPVDQLMIAYMTRAGKVGLDRFASSAPEVARRGLAAYAGVDDAAVPAGGLSTWVVGQPLSHGPWTFPTRQAPAELLLDPRTTRLEVDIDSAWGEAAVPLLAAATGASAVWLTGRGDRDAVLTRLDLGERLRQETDALVVVEAPTGSYDDLVAGLVSLRTDLLAVTDGDVPDDVPEVGRGAGAGRTILRL